A genomic stretch from Sphingobacterium sp. ML3W includes:
- a CDS encoding RagB/SusD family nutrient uptake outer membrane protein gives MKSIHNYILFLAISLSLQSCKKYLDIAPKSSVAEEEMFASEIGFRQTLNGVYSTLASRNLYGDNLSMGFVSALAQNYNTSGSNGLFVKSRNYDYESAEVIDYTGQVWSKAYNGIAGLNNILKFCEQNRSVLTDEAYNEIKGEALGLRGFLHFELLRMFAPSFIVSPQAKAIPYRVAIDQYSQVPATVTEVTELALQDLLQSADLLKKVDPILTGSTERRYKFNYYAAKGILARIYLYRGDQARAYSTAKEIVDSGLFPFVDKSGVSAAAGTKDRLFKSELIFAVRNRNIQTWAYDQYFTFYGSFSDRLSRPEADFKTLYEVSTVGESDIRWLNLFEDSQGFKFPSKFWQTSSTSIDSLRLDHMLPVIRCSEMRYIIAETASSADEALGQLNQVRLARTVTALPLTAENLDRTFIQNEITKEYQKEMYAEGQLFYYYKRRNFTDIPFKPAGMTSFSTKNYLLPIPKDELEFNPNY, from the coding sequence AGCCGAAGAGGAGATGTTTGCTTCAGAAATTGGATTTCGTCAGACACTAAACGGTGTTTATTCAACCCTTGCAAGCCGCAATTTGTATGGCGACAATCTATCTATGGGATTTGTCTCCGCATTAGCTCAGAATTATAATACATCAGGTTCAAATGGGCTTTTTGTCAAAAGTCGGAACTATGATTATGAATCCGCTGAAGTAATTGACTATACAGGACAGGTATGGTCTAAAGCGTACAACGGGATTGCCGGTTTAAATAATATTCTAAAATTCTGCGAGCAAAACAGAAGCGTTCTGACCGACGAAGCCTACAATGAGATTAAAGGTGAAGCATTGGGTCTGCGAGGTTTTTTGCATTTTGAACTATTGCGGATGTTTGCACCGTCCTTCATTGTCTCACCTCAAGCCAAGGCAATCCCTTACCGGGTGGCCATTGACCAATATTCACAAGTGCCCGCTACAGTGACAGAGGTCACAGAACTGGCACTACAAGATCTATTACAGTCTGCTGATCTATTAAAAAAGGTGGACCCTATTCTAACCGGATCGACAGAAAGAAGATATAAGTTCAATTATTATGCAGCAAAAGGCATATTAGCAAGAATATATCTATATCGTGGAGATCAAGCCCGAGCCTATTCTACTGCGAAGGAAATTGTAGATTCCGGTCTGTTTCCTTTCGTTGACAAATCCGGCGTTAGTGCTGCTGCTGGCACAAAAGATCGTCTCTTTAAAAGCGAGCTGATTTTTGCCGTTCGAAACAGGAATATTCAGACCTGGGCATACGACCAATATTTTACTTTTTATGGCAGTTTCTCAGACCGTCTGAGCAGACCTGAAGCAGACTTTAAAACCTTGTACGAAGTGTCGACAGTTGGCGAAAGTGATATCAGATGGCTCAATCTTTTTGAGGATAGCCAAGGATTTAAATTTCCATCCAAATTCTGGCAGACCTCATCCACCTCCATTGACAGCCTGCGGCTAGACCATATGCTTCCCGTAATACGCTGCAGTGAAATGCGGTATATTATCGCTGAGACGGCCAGCTCGGCAGACGAGGCTTTAGGTCAACTCAATCAGGTTCGTTTGGCCCGTACCGTGACAGCACTGCCCTTAACAGCAGAAAATCTTGACCGTACTTTTATCCAAAATGAGATCACAAAGGAATATCAAAAGGAAATGTATGCCGAAGGCCAGTTATTCTACTACTACAAGCGGCGTAATTTTACAGATATACCTTTTAAGCCTGCTGGAATGACAAGCTTTAGTACAAAAAACTATTTACTTCCAATTCCTAAGGATGAACTTGAGTTTAACCCAAATTATTAA